The Saxibacter everestensis genome has a window encoding:
- a CDS encoding flavin monoamine oxidase family protein: protein MEKLERDVVVIGAGAAGLSAAYELKKAGLSVAVLEARDRVGGRLWTDDIDGAMLEIGGQWVSPDQDVLLGMLDELGLETYSRYREGDSIYVNADGRATRFTGEDFPLAESTQQEMDKLVEALDELSKEVDPADPWRHPRAKELDRISLAGWLESLSEDKEARDNVAMFIAGAMLTKPAHAFSVLQAAQMAASAGSFRHLVDADFILDKRVIGGLQQVPLRLSARLDGDVHLNQPVRSLRSGESVPSGMGVVVTSDDVEVSARHAIVAMPPNLISRISFDPPLPRRQQQMHQHLSLGLVIKVHAVYDRPFWREQGLSGTAFGPYQIVHESYDNTNYGDERGTLVGFVSDETADQMFRLPAEQRREQILDSLAAYYGDEARHPEVYYESDWAAEEWTRGAYAASFDLGGLSRYGADLRSSVGSIHFACSDFAGAGFQHVDGALRMGKAAATAIVAQHSEQPRMQGAGISS, encoded by the coding sequence GTGGAAAAGTTAGAGCGCGATGTCGTCGTGATCGGAGCCGGAGCAGCCGGGTTGAGCGCGGCGTACGAGCTGAAGAAGGCCGGGCTCAGCGTTGCGGTTCTCGAAGCCAGGGATCGGGTTGGCGGCCGGCTGTGGACCGACGATATCGACGGTGCCATGCTCGAGATCGGCGGACAGTGGGTATCGCCCGACCAGGACGTCCTGCTGGGCATGCTCGACGAGCTCGGCCTGGAGACCTACTCGCGCTACCGTGAAGGCGATTCCATCTACGTGAACGCCGATGGACGGGCCACCCGGTTTACCGGCGAGGACTTCCCGCTTGCCGAGTCCACGCAGCAGGAAATGGACAAACTCGTTGAAGCCCTGGATGAGCTGTCCAAGGAAGTAGACCCCGCCGACCCCTGGCGGCATCCGCGCGCCAAGGAACTCGACCGGATCTCTCTGGCCGGCTGGCTTGAGTCCCTCAGCGAGGACAAGGAAGCCCGCGACAACGTTGCCATGTTCATTGCCGGCGCGATGCTCACCAAGCCGGCGCACGCGTTCTCCGTACTGCAGGCCGCCCAGATGGCGGCAAGCGCCGGTAGCTTCCGTCACCTCGTCGACGCCGACTTCATCCTGGACAAGCGAGTGATCGGCGGCCTCCAGCAGGTTCCGCTGCGGTTGTCCGCCCGCCTGGACGGCGATGTCCACCTGAATCAGCCGGTGCGCAGTCTGCGCAGCGGAGAGTCGGTGCCGAGCGGCATGGGGGTTGTCGTGACGAGCGACGACGTCGAAGTCAGTGCGCGGCACGCCATTGTCGCTATGCCGCCGAACCTGATCAGCAGGATCTCTTTCGACCCGCCGCTGCCCCGGCGACAGCAGCAAATGCACCAGCATCTTTCGCTCGGTCTCGTTATCAAGGTGCATGCCGTATACGACCGGCCGTTCTGGCGTGAGCAGGGACTGTCCGGCACCGCGTTCGGCCCCTACCAGATCGTGCACGAGTCGTATGACAACACGAACTACGGCGATGAGCGCGGAACCCTTGTCGGTTTCGTGTCGGATGAGACCGCGGACCAGATGTTTCGGCTGCCCGCCGAGCAGCGCAGGGAACAGATCCTGGATTCACTTGCCGCCTACTACGGTGACGAGGCCAGGCATCCGGAGGTTTACTACGAAAGTGACTGGGCCGCGGAGGAGTGGACCCGCGGGGCGTACGCCGCAAGCTTTGACCTCGGCGGGCTGTCCCGCTATGGCGCCGACCTCCGCTCGTCGGTCGGCTCGATCCACTTCGCCTGCAGCGATTTCGCTGGTGCCGGTTTCCAGCACGTCGATGGAGCGCTGCGGATGGGCAAGGCCGCGGCCACTGCTATTGTGGCGCAGCACAGCGAGCAACCCAGAATGCAAGGAGCGGGTATCAGTTCATGA
- a CDS encoding universal stress protein, translating to MKYVVGYSADERGKEALALAISLAKVQGASLDVVVVLPKTEPFNAAYPPAPDFDSVLTDQANTWLDTALATIPETVSAQKHVRFSSSTAEGLIEAAAELDAGLIVIGAARGGMLSRYSVGSVANALLHAASTPIALAPRGWKADKSISRLTCAIGTRAGAEALLDVAIDSAARRRLPLRLVSLVAVSPDGAAGIDRREQAKQHAEAVLAQAVSSLPEGAQATATVGEGNTIEDAVEALDFDPAEIVLIGSSRLAERHKLFLGVAANKMLRVLPVPIIVVPRDYGRAMPGRSEEQA from the coding sequence ATGAAGTATGTCGTCGGCTACTCGGCGGACGAACGGGGCAAGGAGGCTCTCGCGCTGGCGATCAGCCTGGCCAAAGTTCAGGGCGCCTCGCTCGACGTCGTCGTAGTGCTACCGAAGACCGAGCCGTTCAACGCTGCGTACCCTCCGGCGCCTGACTTTGACTCTGTGCTCACGGATCAGGCGAACACCTGGCTCGACACGGCGCTTGCCACAATCCCGGAAACCGTCAGCGCGCAGAAGCATGTCAGATTCTCTTCGTCCACTGCCGAAGGGCTGATCGAAGCGGCCGCCGAGCTGGACGCGGGACTTATCGTCATCGGCGCCGCGCGTGGCGGGATGCTGAGCCGCTATTCGGTCGGCAGCGTGGCGAACGCCCTGCTGCACGCTGCCTCCACGCCGATTGCCCTGGCGCCCCGCGGCTGGAAGGCTGACAAGTCGATCTCCCGGCTCACCTGCGCCATCGGTACCCGGGCTGGCGCCGAAGCCCTGTTGGATGTCGCCATCGACTCGGCGGCGCGTCGCCGGCTTCCGCTTCGACTGGTCTCGCTGGTCGCAGTCTCTCCAGACGGGGCGGCCGGTATCGACCGACGCGAACAGGCAAAGCAGCACGCGGAGGCGGTTTTGGCTCAGGCGGTTTCCAGCCTGCCGGAAGGGGCGCAAGCGACCGCCACCGTCGGCGAAGGGAACACGATCGAGGACGCCGTCGAGGCACTGGACTTCGACCCGGCCGAGATCGTGCTGATCGGATCAAGCCGGCTGGCCGAACGGCACAAGCTTTTCCTCGGCGTCGCCGCCAACAAGATGCTCCGGGTACTGCCGGTGCCGATAATTGTCGTGCCGCGAGATTATGGGCGTGCCATGCCCGGCCGTTCGGAGGAACAGGCATGA
- a CDS encoding APC family permease: MSSSNTTKKTPSAAGADGLSKKGLGENSVGLLGAVAIGLSCIAPAYTLTGALGPTVREVGVQLPAIFIVGFLPMLLVALGYRELNNAMPDSGTSFTWATKAFGPWIGWMGGWGLIAATVIVLSNLAGVAVDFFYLMISQLTGDAALADLTRNIPLNIATCLVFMALAAWVSYRGMQTTKIVQYVLVGFQLLVLLWFIVAAFVHVGNGTAFDATAFSLDWFNPFAVSDFTTFATGISLSIFIFWGWDVTLTMNEETKGSKTTPGKAATLTVVTILVVYLLVAVGAISYAGVGENALGLGNAETQDNVFAVLAGPVLGPFAILMSIAVLSSSAASLQSTFVSPARTLLAMGHYSALPASFARVSPRFKSPGYATVAAGIAGWVFYAVMRVVSENVLSDTITALGMMVCFYYGLTALACVWYFRHEAFRSVRGFILKFLAPLLGGIVLAVTFVTTSIESMDPEFGSGSNIGGIGLVFLIGVAVLGIGLVLMIAMYFRNPGFFRGETLRRGTPALEVEE; the protein is encoded by the coding sequence ATGAGTTCAAGCAACACAACCAAGAAGACTCCCAGCGCAGCCGGCGCGGACGGACTGTCGAAAAAGGGACTGGGTGAAAACTCGGTGGGCCTGCTCGGCGCGGTTGCCATCGGCCTGTCCTGTATTGCACCCGCCTACACGCTGACCGGCGCGCTCGGCCCGACCGTCCGTGAGGTCGGCGTGCAGTTACCGGCGATTTTCATTGTCGGGTTCCTGCCCATGCTGCTTGTCGCGCTGGGCTATCGCGAGCTGAACAATGCCATGCCTGACAGCGGCACCTCGTTCACCTGGGCGACGAAGGCTTTCGGGCCGTGGATCGGCTGGATGGGTGGCTGGGGCCTGATCGCGGCGACAGTGATTGTGCTGTCCAACCTTGCCGGGGTCGCGGTCGACTTCTTCTACCTGATGATTTCGCAGCTGACCGGCGATGCTGCACTGGCCGACCTGACCCGCAATATTCCGCTCAATATCGCCACTTGCCTGGTTTTCATGGCACTTGCCGCCTGGGTTTCGTACCGGGGCATGCAGACCACGAAGATCGTGCAGTACGTCCTGGTCGGTTTTCAGCTCCTGGTGCTGCTTTGGTTCATCGTGGCCGCTTTCGTGCACGTTGGTAACGGGACCGCGTTCGACGCGACAGCATTCAGTCTGGACTGGTTCAATCCGTTCGCGGTCAGCGACTTCACCACTTTCGCCACTGGGATCTCGCTGTCGATCTTCATTTTCTGGGGCTGGGACGTCACCCTGACGATGAACGAGGAAACCAAAGGGTCGAAAACCACGCCGGGCAAGGCCGCAACACTGACCGTCGTCACCATCCTCGTGGTGTACCTGCTGGTGGCAGTCGGCGCGATCTCATATGCTGGCGTCGGTGAGAACGCGCTGGGGCTGGGCAACGCCGAAACTCAGGACAACGTCTTCGCCGTCCTGGCAGGCCCGGTGCTCGGCCCATTTGCAATCCTGATGTCGATCGCCGTGCTTTCCAGCTCGGCGGCGTCGCTGCAGTCAACCTTCGTGAGCCCCGCCCGCACTCTGCTGGCGATGGGACACTACTCCGCGCTGCCGGCAAGCTTTGCCCGGGTCAGCCCGCGCTTCAAATCGCCTGGCTACGCCACAGTGGCTGCCGGGATCGCCGGTTGGGTCTTCTACGCCGTTATGCGGGTGGTGTCGGAGAACGTGCTCTCCGACACCATCACGGCACTCGGCATGATGGTCTGCTTCTATTACGGTCTGACGGCTCTGGCCTGTGTCTGGTACTTCCGCCATGAGGCATTTCGCAGCGTGCGCGGATTCATACTCAAGTTCCTGGCTCCCCTGCTCGGCGGGATCGTGCTGGCCGTGACCTTCGTGACGACATCGATAGAAAGCATGGATCCCGAATTCGGCAGTGGCTCGAACATCGGCGGAATCGGTCTGGTGTTCCTGATCGGCGTCGCCGTGCTCGGCATCGGTCTGGTCCTGATGATCGCCATGTACTTCAGGAATCCAGGCTTCTTCCGTGGCGAAACGCTGCGCAGAGGCACACCGGCGCTCGAGGTCGAGGAGTAG